The following coding sequences are from one Verrucosispora sp. WMMD573 window:
- a CDS encoding family 43 glycosylhydrolase, with protein MLHRYLFPPNDRRAVNPALADGPSRWRLRSMLAAVLAISAISAGLPVAGPAQAAPAVNYTNPLVNQRADPHIVKHTDGYYYMTATVPQYDRIVLRRASTLQGLATASETTIWRRHTSGEMGAHIWAPEIHYINNRWYVYFAAGRTDDVWRIRMYVLENTSANPLSGSWTERGRISTPWDTFSLDASTFVVNGVRYLTWAQQEPGISTNSNVYLARMGANPWQITGTVTRLVVPTYDWETRGYRVAEGPAVIQRNGRVFLTYSASATDANYCLGLLSASATANLLDAAAWSKSPTPVFASNAATGQYGPGHNSFTVSEDGQSDVLVYHDRNYRDIVGDPLNDPNRRTRIQKLYWNVDGTPNFGIPVPDGATPVRLRSHDLTTSYVRHYDHRARIEPNVTNLADSQFRIVPGLAGGGTVSLESTNFPGYFLRHRDFALYVERDDGSTLFDSDASFHRRAGLADSAGLSLESQNFPGRYVRHRSGLLHVETVSSNADRGSATFHLE; from the coding sequence ATGCTGCACAGGTACCTTTTCCCCCCGAACGACCGCCGGGCGGTCAACCCGGCGCTCGCCGATGGCCCTTCCCGCTGGCGCCTGCGGTCGATGCTGGCCGCGGTGCTCGCGATATCCGCCATCTCGGCCGGCCTACCGGTGGCCGGGCCCGCACAGGCCGCACCCGCGGTGAACTACACCAACCCGCTGGTGAACCAGCGGGCCGATCCGCACATCGTCAAGCACACCGACGGCTACTACTACATGACCGCGACGGTGCCGCAGTACGACCGGATCGTGCTCCGCCGGGCGAGCACCCTGCAAGGACTGGCCACCGCCAGCGAAACGACGATCTGGCGCCGGCACACCAGTGGGGAGATGGGTGCCCACATCTGGGCTCCTGAGATCCATTACATCAACAACAGGTGGTACGTCTACTTCGCCGCCGGGCGCACCGACGACGTGTGGCGGATCCGGATGTACGTGCTGGAGAACACGAGCGCGAACCCGCTGTCCGGCTCGTGGACCGAACGGGGTCGAATCAGCACGCCGTGGGACACGTTCAGCCTGGACGCCTCGACGTTCGTGGTCAACGGGGTGCGGTACCTGACCTGGGCGCAGCAGGAGCCCGGTATCTCCACCAACTCCAACGTCTACCTCGCGCGGATGGGAGCCAACCCGTGGCAGATCACGGGTACAGTGACCCGGCTGGTCGTGCCGACGTACGACTGGGAGACCCGTGGCTACCGGGTGGCCGAGGGGCCGGCGGTGATCCAGCGCAACGGCCGGGTCTTCCTGACCTACTCGGCCAGTGCCACGGACGCGAACTACTGCCTGGGACTGCTGAGCGCGTCCGCCACCGCGAACCTGCTCGACGCCGCCGCCTGGAGCAAGAGTCCGACCCCGGTGTTCGCCAGCAACGCGGCCACCGGACAGTACGGCCCCGGACACAACTCCTTCACGGTGTCCGAGGACGGGCAGAGCGACGTCCTCGTCTACCACGACCGCAACTATCGCGACATCGTCGGTGACCCGCTGAACGACCCGAACCGACGGACCCGAATCCAGAAGCTGTACTGGAACGTCGACGGCACCCCGAACTTCGGTATCCCGGTGCCCGACGGCGCCACCCCGGTGCGGTTGCGGTCGCATGACCTGACCACCAGCTACGTCCGCCACTACGACCACCGTGCCCGGATCGAGCCGAACGTGACAAACCTGGCCGACTCGCAGTTCCGCATCGTCCCCGGCCTGGCCGGCGGGGGGACCGTATCACTGGAGTCGACGAACTTCCCCGGCTACTTCCTGCGTCACCGTGACTTCGCCCTCTACGTCGAACGGGACGACGGGTCGACCCTGTTCGACTCGGACGCGAGCTTCCACCGTCGGGCCGGCCTCGCCGACAGCGCCGGGCTCTCCCTGGAGTCGCAGAACTTCCCAGGGCGGTACGTGCGCCACCGCAGCGGCCTGCTCCATGTGGAGACGGTCAGCTCGAACGCCGACCGTGGCTCCGCCACATTCCACCTGGAGTAG
- a CDS encoding RICIN domain-containing protein: MLNPAVKSPLGPPGRRAALVLTLVVALAGAIGVAVLAAPSAQAATIDTSAYYVLVNRHSGKVLDVRDTAVDDGAVIQQWSRNDGEWQQFQFVSSGSGYYRLKARHSGKVVDLWEWNVADGAEYRQWPDLNATNQQFQVLDSDGGYIRLINRHSAKALEVWEWSTADGARISQYADLNGANQQWQMVRVGSGGTPTTPPPSAGCGSGSFQAEAVLNGSTWTSRNGSSTVYSGSNMLSAMQAAVNSLPAGRTAKQRVVVRGSGSMSAGSRLSLPSYTTLAVCGTINVTGSGSGDYAPVYSRGTTDIEVQNLTLTGAPLYGIFMRNVNNLTLGQIDMRLSGGLGVRIDNHGGDRAVKVRNVRIDNVYVSGTGAHGVETYGVDGLTIGTVTARNTGYSGLLLNDTINATVGTVDAQGAGTGTGYAAFRMANRNGRVGSSYPTNIRVGNVIASGGGRGIFCVSESGGAVIDRVTISNTGNNSILVENCYNVTIAGVSGTVTGGGEVRISSRTEFPISSGIRFQNLTVTNTNITQSPCGGANNTISNVTRVSSTLTWC, translated from the coding sequence ATGCTCAACCCCGCAGTGAAATCGCCCCTCGGCCCTCCGGGGCGACGCGCCGCCCTCGTGCTGACCCTGGTGGTGGCGCTGGCCGGCGCGATCGGTGTCGCCGTGCTGGCCGCGCCGTCGGCGCAGGCGGCCACCATCGACACCAGCGCCTACTACGTGCTGGTCAACCGGCACAGCGGCAAGGTCCTCGATGTCCGCGACACCGCCGTCGACGACGGTGCGGTGATCCAGCAGTGGTCCCGCAACGACGGTGAGTGGCAACAGTTCCAGTTCGTCTCCTCCGGCAGCGGCTACTACCGTCTGAAGGCTCGCCACAGTGGCAAGGTCGTCGACCTGTGGGAGTGGAACGTCGCCGACGGCGCGGAGTACCGGCAGTGGCCCGATCTCAACGCCACCAACCAGCAGTTCCAGGTCCTCGACTCCGACGGGGGATACATACGGCTGATCAACAGGCACTCCGCCAAGGCATTGGAGGTCTGGGAGTGGTCGACCGCCGACGGTGCCCGGATCAGTCAGTACGCCGATCTCAACGGCGCCAACCAGCAGTGGCAGATGGTCCGGGTCGGCAGCGGCGGCACGCCGACCACGCCGCCACCGAGCGCCGGTTGCGGTAGCGGCTCGTTCCAGGCCGAGGCCGTGCTGAACGGAAGCACCTGGACATCCCGCAACGGGTCGTCGACCGTGTACTCGGGCTCGAACATGCTGTCGGCGATGCAGGCGGCGGTGAATTCGCTGCCGGCGGGACGAACCGCCAAGCAGCGGGTGGTGGTGCGGGGCTCCGGTTCGATGAGCGCGGGATCTCGGTTGTCGCTGCCGTCGTACACGACACTGGCGGTGTGCGGCACGATCAACGTGACCGGTTCGGGGTCGGGTGACTACGCACCGGTCTACTCCCGCGGCACCACCGACATCGAGGTGCAGAACCTGACCCTTACCGGAGCGCCGCTGTACGGGATCTTCATGCGCAACGTGAACAACCTGACCCTCGGGCAGATCGACATGCGCCTCTCGGGCGGCCTGGGCGTACGGATCGACAACCACGGCGGCGACCGGGCGGTCAAGGTGCGCAATGTACGGATCGACAACGTGTACGTCTCCGGGACCGGCGCCCACGGTGTGGAGACGTACGGCGTGGACGGGCTGACCATCGGCACGGTCACCGCGCGAAACACCGGCTACTCCGGTCTGCTGCTCAATGACACCATCAACGCCACGGTGGGCACGGTCGACGCGCAGGGTGCCGGGACCGGGACCGGGTACGCGGCGTTCCGGATGGCCAACCGAAACGGTCGGGTGGGTAGCTCGTACCCGACCAACATCCGGGTCGGGAACGTGATCGCGTCCGGCGGCGGCCGGGGGATCTTCTGTGTTTCGGAGTCCGGCGGCGCGGTCATCGACCGCGTGACGATCTCGAACACCGGGAACAACTCGATCCTCGTGGAGAACTGCTACAACGTCACCATCGCTGGAGTGTCCGGCACCGTGACGGGCGGCGGCGAGGTGCGAATCTCGTCGCGGACGGAGTTCCCGATCTCCTCGGGCATCCGGTTTCAGAACCTGACCGTAACCAACACCAACATCACCCAGAGTCCCTGTGGCGGAGCGAACAACACAATCAGCAACGTCACGCGGGTCAGCTCGACCTTGACCTGGTGTTGA
- a CDS encoding LacI family DNA-binding transcriptional regulator: MRDVAELAGVSAQTVSRVINGHPHVAAETRQRVTAAMRVLDYHMNLAARALATRRSGTLGIVGYESPLYGPTCMLYAIEAAARAAGYVVSVASVRDLDRRSVLDAVAWLRCQSVEGVIAIAPKSAMAGALVEVSTEVACVTVGGGCSEAVSSARIDNVAGARAATRHLLGLGHRTVHHLSGPGDWPEAGERVAGWREALQAVGAPVPPLVPGDWSASAGFEQGGRLARDPSVTAIFCASDQLALGVLRALHEAGRRVPEDVSVVGFDSIPDAEHFLPPLTSVRQDFAELGRHSVRLLLSQLDRTVDRRSTARELLVPELVVRQSTAVATGTTPSPEQQTG, translated from the coding sequence ATGCGTGATGTGGCGGAGCTGGCCGGCGTTTCCGCGCAGACGGTGTCCCGGGTGATCAATGGGCATCCGCATGTCGCGGCCGAGACCCGGCAGCGGGTGACCGCCGCCATGCGGGTACTGGATTACCACATGAACCTGGCGGCCCGGGCGTTGGCCACCCGCCGTTCCGGCACCCTGGGCATCGTGGGTTACGAGAGTCCGCTGTACGGGCCGACTTGCATGCTGTACGCGATCGAGGCGGCGGCGCGGGCCGCGGGTTATGTCGTCAGCGTGGCGAGTGTGCGGGATCTCGACCGGCGGTCGGTGCTCGACGCGGTGGCCTGGCTGCGTTGTCAGTCGGTCGAGGGGGTCATCGCGATTGCGCCCAAGTCGGCCATGGCCGGCGCGTTGGTCGAGGTGTCGACGGAGGTGGCGTGCGTGACCGTGGGCGGAGGGTGCAGTGAGGCGGTGTCGAGTGCGCGGATCGACAACGTCGCCGGGGCGCGAGCGGCCACCCGGCATCTGCTCGGCCTGGGACACCGGACCGTCCACCACCTGTCCGGCCCGGGTGACTGGCCGGAGGCGGGTGAACGGGTCGCCGGCTGGCGGGAGGCGCTCCAGGCGGTGGGCGCACCGGTGCCGCCACTGGTGCCCGGCGACTGGAGCGCCAGCGCGGGATTCGAGCAGGGCGGCCGACTGGCGCGGGACCCTTCCGTTACGGCGATCTTCTGTGCCAGCGATCAGCTCGCCCTGGGCGTGCTGCGGGCGCTGCACGAGGCCGGCCGGAGAGTCCCGGAGGATGTCAGCGTGGTGGGCTTCGACAGCATCCCCGATGCCGAACACTTCCTGCCACCGCTCACCTCGGTACGGCAGGACTTCGCCGAACTCGGCCGCCACAGTGTGCGGCTGCTGCTGTCGCAGCTCGACCGGACCGTCGACCGGCGGAGCACAGCACGCGAACTGCTGGTGCCTGAACTCGTTGTTCGGCAGAGCACGGCAGTCGCAACCGGCACGACACCGTCACCGGAGCAGCAGACCGGGTGA
- a CDS encoding carboxypeptidase-like regulatory domain-containing protein: MSRRGWTATVAAVMLVAGVITPGPATAAPSGITPPSPPSSVSSDDYPNDGTPSGGVDVTGTFEVTAPAVRPGKVKEYAYSLDSGVLIAAETVPARTSDRGATISVSPKHDGINVLWVWSRDRAGRISAPVTYRFTVRADSGPGYPAVPLPPAITFPNGSEVSAGGQLTVTFDAEGDTDVTSFRYSIDGTGLGSTVPAISAGGSATVVLDVGNVSGSRPIYAVAVDDNGSRVSGLSQGEFTVLPATSLAGTVWDAYFLPQAGAVITLRPGDHQATSGADGGYAFTDLTRGAYTVTATLGDRCVASFALEIDSQGQTVDIFVPPVGEGSDPICSD, translated from the coding sequence GTGTCGCGGCGTGGATGGACCGCCACGGTCGCGGCGGTCATGCTCGTGGCGGGGGTGATCACGCCGGGCCCGGCCACGGCGGCGCCGTCCGGCATCACACCGCCGTCGCCGCCGTCGAGCGTCAGCTCCGACGACTATCCCAATGACGGCACCCCGAGCGGCGGGGTGGACGTGACCGGCACGTTCGAGGTGACCGCGCCGGCCGTCCGGCCGGGCAAGGTGAAGGAGTACGCCTACAGCCTGGACTCCGGTGTGCTGATCGCGGCGGAGACCGTCCCGGCGCGGACGTCTGACCGCGGAGCGACGATCAGCGTGTCCCCGAAGCATGACGGCATCAACGTGCTGTGGGTGTGGTCGCGGGACCGCGCGGGTCGCATCTCCGCTCCGGTGACCTACAGGTTCACTGTCCGGGCCGACTCCGGGCCGGGCTATCCGGCCGTGCCGCTGCCGCCGGCGATCACGTTCCCCAACGGCAGCGAGGTCTCCGCGGGCGGTCAGCTCACGGTGACGTTCGACGCGGAGGGTGATACCGACGTCACCAGTTTCCGATACAGCATCGATGGCACTGGGCTGGGCAGCACCGTGCCTGCCATCAGCGCCGGTGGCTCGGCCACGGTCGTCCTCGACGTCGGCAATGTCAGCGGTTCACGGCCGATCTACGCGGTCGCGGTGGATGACAACGGCAGTCGGGTCAGCGGCCTGAGCCAGGGCGAGTTCACCGTGCTGCCGGCCACGAGTCTGGCCGGCACGGTGTGGGACGCGTACTTCCTGCCACAGGCCGGTGCCGTCATCACCTTGCGACCCGGCGATCATCAGGCCACCTCCGGCGCCGACGGCGGCTACGCCTTCACCGACCTGACGCGCGGTGCCTACACCGTCACGGCGACCCTCGGCGACCGGTGCGTGGCCAGCTTCGCCCTGGAAATCGACAGTCAGGGGCAGACGGTCGACATTTTCGTACCCCCGGTCGGCGAGGGCTCGGACCCCATCTGTTCCGATTAG
- a CDS encoding CHAT domain-containing protein, translating into MPFFRRRRSGSGAPLDRDRPTEPGGGDEVTEEILLSVTDWVHGLINTGQLAEADRVLRGLVGHARALSPSPASFLVFRLLGQCARVAGRLDDARRAYGSAFEVAAAMPESDLERAVDLRVAAITGMATVEIADDRLEQAAKLFGMATQLAELVTDKTGLVSVLSGHAEVLHQQGKDGAEELYRRALAQPGVAGPRRGILLDNMAREFFRQGRHDEAVEAAAEAVRLLADSPARYDAYKAMINLATIRREADGGSAGDAFAAAHDLIHDLHSEVDAAHYTTGFRARVERIEAATRERMGDDPLALAHPAFREMVGKLGDPRIRRDLTIGAPAYFAKRASEDGQRHLMEHRYGEAERSLRTAEELWNQLGAAHALPAVWSSLGLLYTTVGRYDEALALLEQARRTANEIGDARAEFTALINLCALLSREPTRTGLNLLELAARARALFVFLTAQFPAETTGDLGILDSIMAGVARDYGATALADRYLLASIDAVQRAHDRHGAELPFAGLDRLALRLGTLVLDWSRSGRTEQAAPFRARLVALRGEATVAAVRYPADAALGLAALAAGERTEQTLRVLRDACDGYDELRHGIADLSDAAGYGAIFTPPFVEAADLAVELGRVEEAFALLERAKSRALLEAMRDRETGVDPADPLVAREAALWAELRRLRASGMDVGGSAEVVERRRLLVRRMSASEEQLRVRGELHDLWQQMAATHPTMRAHRMAEPITADEVAPLLADAGDAVLVEYLTGPFGVWAFTFSGTDLTARRLLGPHGPGAPAGIDVEGWADLLASVDDDGMRRLVEHPVHAALTAPIAEVPPGRAVYVVPHGTLHLVPLHVLPPARTTDDAGGAGPSDTAEIRVRPRTYLLPSASLLRAHRSVPARTNPHGGEPEMRSAPPGRVLVCGDTLGDLPYARAECAYVAARLGGTERTGAAVTSAWLADALAGPERPRLVHLACHAVFDRRRPERSGLVLAASPAPGAPRDLDDGMRGRHFDGDRRRGEPLDPRAADLVSLARLARWNWSGVLVVLSACDSGRHEVRDGDELVGLGRTLLAAGASGLVTAIRPVPDLATALLMGWFYDGLDPAGQLGLAQVGTVLGQAQRQLRGASAADLVERGVHLVAAGGDQALLGCRTIALAHRTAGEMEAFVTWQRHLSRLVEGQSLPAGATSRHVSTNAPAYRTVRPFAGLADWVSFTVYGAAPVGS; encoded by the coding sequence ATGCCGTTCTTCCGCCGACGCCGATCCGGCTCCGGTGCCCCGCTCGACCGGGATCGGCCGACAGAGCCGGGCGGAGGTGACGAGGTCACCGAGGAGATATTGCTGAGCGTTACCGACTGGGTGCACGGGCTCATCAACACCGGCCAGCTGGCGGAGGCGGACCGGGTGCTGCGGGGACTGGTCGGCCACGCTAGGGCCCTCTCGCCCAGCCCCGCCAGCTTCCTGGTCTTCCGGCTGCTCGGCCAGTGCGCGCGGGTCGCCGGTCGGCTCGACGACGCCCGCCGGGCGTACGGGTCGGCCTTCGAGGTGGCCGCCGCGATGCCGGAGAGCGACCTGGAGCGGGCTGTGGACCTGCGGGTCGCGGCGATCACCGGGATGGCCACCGTGGAGATCGCCGATGATCGTCTGGAGCAGGCGGCCAAGCTCTTCGGCATGGCGACCCAGCTCGCGGAGCTGGTCACCGACAAGACCGGCCTGGTCTCGGTGCTCTCCGGGCACGCGGAGGTGTTGCACCAGCAGGGCAAGGACGGTGCCGAGGAGCTCTACCGCCGGGCGCTGGCCCAGCCCGGCGTGGCGGGACCCCGGCGTGGGATCCTGCTGGACAACATGGCCCGGGAGTTCTTCCGGCAGGGCCGGCACGACGAGGCGGTCGAGGCAGCGGCGGAGGCCGTACGGTTACTGGCCGACTCGCCGGCCCGGTACGACGCCTACAAGGCAATGATCAATTTAGCGACGATACGCCGGGAGGCAGACGGCGGCTCCGCCGGTGACGCGTTCGCCGCCGCCCACGACCTCATCCACGACCTGCACTCCGAGGTGGACGCCGCACATTACACGACCGGCTTCCGGGCGCGGGTCGAGCGCATCGAGGCGGCGACCCGGGAGCGGATGGGCGATGACCCGCTGGCCCTGGCCCACCCGGCCTTCCGGGAGATGGTCGGGAAGCTGGGCGACCCACGGATACGTCGGGATCTCACGATCGGTGCGCCGGCCTATTTCGCCAAGCGAGCGAGTGAGGACGGTCAGCGGCATCTGATGGAGCACCGCTACGGCGAGGCGGAGCGCTCCCTGCGCACGGCCGAGGAACTCTGGAACCAGCTCGGGGCCGCACACGCGCTGCCGGCGGTCTGGTCGTCGCTCGGCCTGCTCTACACCACGGTCGGTCGCTACGACGAGGCGCTGGCGCTGCTGGAGCAGGCTCGACGGACGGCAAACGAGATCGGCGACGCCCGCGCCGAGTTCACCGCGTTGATCAATCTGTGTGCGCTGCTCTCCCGCGAGCCGACCCGTACCGGGTTGAACCTGTTGGAACTGGCAGCGCGGGCGCGGGCGCTCTTCGTCTTCCTGACCGCGCAGTTCCCCGCCGAGACCACCGGCGACCTGGGCATCCTGGACTCCATCATGGCGGGTGTGGCCCGCGACTACGGCGCGACGGCGCTCGCCGACCGCTACCTGCTGGCTTCGATCGACGCGGTGCAGCGCGCCCACGACCGGCACGGTGCGGAGCTGCCCTTCGCCGGCCTGGACCGGTTGGCGCTCCGACTCGGCACACTGGTGCTCGACTGGTCGCGCTCGGGCCGGACGGAGCAGGCCGCGCCCTTCCGGGCCCGACTTGTCGCGTTGCGCGGCGAGGCGACAGTCGCGGCCGTGCGCTATCCGGCGGATGCGGCGCTGGGTCTCGCCGCGCTGGCCGCCGGTGAGCGCACCGAACAGACGCTGCGGGTGCTTCGCGACGCCTGCGACGGTTACGACGAGCTGCGCCATGGGATCGCCGACCTGAGCGACGCGGCAGGCTACGGTGCGATCTTCACGCCGCCATTTGTCGAGGCCGCCGACCTGGCGGTGGAGCTGGGCCGGGTCGAGGAGGCGTTCGCGCTGCTGGAGCGGGCGAAGTCGCGGGCGCTGCTGGAGGCGATGCGGGACCGGGAGACCGGCGTCGACCCGGCTGACCCGCTGGTGGCCCGCGAGGCCGCGCTCTGGGCCGAGCTGCGGCGGCTGCGCGCCTCGGGCATGGACGTCGGCGGCTCCGCCGAGGTCGTGGAGCGTCGGCGGCTGTTGGTGCGTCGGATGTCGGCCTCCGAGGAGCAGTTGCGGGTACGCGGTGAGCTGCATGACCTGTGGCAGCAGATGGCTGCGACCCACCCGACGATGCGCGCCCACCGGATGGCCGAGCCGATCACCGCCGACGAGGTCGCGCCGTTGCTGGCCGACGCGGGAGACGCCGTCCTCGTGGAGTACCTGACCGGCCCGTTCGGCGTGTGGGCGTTCACGTTTAGCGGCACCGACCTCACCGCCCGACGTCTGCTGGGGCCGCACGGTCCCGGCGCTCCGGCCGGCATCGACGTTGAGGGCTGGGCGGACCTGCTCGCATCGGTGGACGACGACGGGATGCGCCGGCTGGTCGAGCATCCGGTGCACGCCGCACTCACCGCGCCCATCGCCGAGGTGCCACCCGGCCGAGCCGTCTACGTGGTACCGCACGGCACCCTGCACCTGGTTCCCCTGCATGTGCTTCCACCGGCCAGGACCACCGACGATGCCGGTGGAGCCGGGCCATCCGATACCGCGGAGATCAGGGTCCGGCCCAGGACGTATTTGCTGCCGAGCGCCTCGCTGCTACGGGCACACCGGTCGGTCCCGGCACGCACCAACCCGCACGGCGGCGAACCCGAGATGCGCTCCGCGCCGCCGGGCCGCGTCCTCGTGTGCGGCGATACCCTCGGTGACCTGCCTTATGCGCGCGCCGAGTGCGCCTATGTGGCTGCCCGGCTCGGCGGCACGGAGCGGACCGGCGCGGCCGTTACCTCGGCGTGGCTCGCCGACGCTCTCGCCGGGCCCGAACGGCCCCGGTTGGTGCACCTGGCCTGCCACGCTGTCTTCGATCGACGGCGCCCTGAGCGCAGTGGACTGGTGCTGGCGGCCAGTCCGGCACCTGGTGCCCCGAGGGACCTGGATGACGGTATGCGGGGACGGCATTTCGACGGGGACCGGCGACGCGGCGAACCGCTGGATCCGCGCGCCGCCGATCTGGTGAGCCTGGCCCGCCTGGCGCGGTGGAACTGGAGCGGGGTGCTTGTCGTACTGAGCGCCTGCGACAGCGGTCGCCACGAGGTGCGCGACGGAGACGAACTCGTCGGGCTGGGCCGGACCCTGCTGGCGGCTGGCGCCAGCGGCCTGGTGACGGCGATCCGGCCGGTCCCCGACCTGGCGACGGCGCTGCTGATGGGTTGGTTCTACGACGGGCTGGACCCGGCGGGTCAGCTCGGCCTGGCGCAGGTCGGCACGGTCCTCGGCCAGGCGCAGCGGCAGTTGCGCGGGGCGAGTGCGGCCGACCTGGTGGAGCGGGGCGTCCACCTGGTGGCGGCGGGGGGTGACCAGGCATTGCTAGGGTGCCGCACCATTGCCCTGGCGCACCGGACGGCCGGCGAAATGGAGGCGTTCGTGACCTGGCAGCGCCATCTGAGCAGGCTCGTGGAGGGTCAGTCCCTACCGGCGGGGGCGACATCCCGACACGTTTCCACGAACGCACCGGCGTACCGGACGGTCCGTCCGTTCGCCGGACTGGCCGACTGGGTCTCGTTCACCGTCTACGGCGCCGCGCCGGTCGGAAGTTAG